The proteins below come from a single Triticum aestivum cultivar Chinese Spring chromosome 5D, IWGSC CS RefSeq v2.1, whole genome shotgun sequence genomic window:
- the LOC123119074 gene encoding putative receptor-like protein kinase At4g00960 — translation MEYLFEKMSSSDKDAKPIQLHLLKTITEDFSEKMKVGSGGYGEVYKGVLNGDEIAVKKLFPVPGLNDEAFENEFRNLKKVQHENIIRMIGYCYEIAHKDVEYEGKLVFSAVIERALCFEYMKGGSLAKHISDKSCILDWPTTYKIIHGTCEGLHYLHKGQVQKIFHLDLKPDNVLLDENFVPKIGDFGLSKLFGTSYTHQISAMKGTVGFMPQEYIHNRKVSPKNDVFSLGVIIFHMMAGEKGYGDYWDARRRPNFSKLIQQDFIDSVQEYWKTKMQATKGYRWDEADLLGVTKCIDMAMRCVEDDRDKRPYMTEIISELKELDSKVGEMLNKDPKPTIHPLRNCVNGLGALKQNKSPNNLGKDIVVDPSLELCFPFEPNKDIRCCLQLINKAASSHIAFNINTDVEKYLAQPHKGIIAPYSKCYITLTLREEEVALPNMQCFDMLVVQTVRVSKHFTSDEITQDFLQNISAMDEVIWPIHYVGLDQ, via the exons ATGGAGTACCTGTTTGAGAAAATGTCCTCGTCCGATAAGGATGCAAAGCCCATCCAACTGCATTTGTTAAAAACAATCACGGAGGATTTTTCAGAGAAGATGAAAGTTGGTAGTGGTGGTTATGGAGAAGTTTACAAG GGAGTGCTTAATGGGGACGAAATAGCTGTCAAGAAGCTTTTTCCCGTCCCTGGACTTAACGATGAGGCATTTGAAAATGAATTCCGTAACCTTAAGAAGGTTCAACATGAAAATATCATTCGTATGATTGGTTACTGCTATGAGATAGCACATAAAGATGTTGAGTACGAAGGAAAATTAGTTTTCTCAGCAGTAATAGAGAGAGCTCTCTGCTTTGAATATATGAAGGGAGGAAGCCTGGCCAAGCATATTTCTG ACAAGTCCTGCATACTTGATTGGCCAACGACGTACAAAATAATTCATGGGACTTGCGAGGGCCTGCACTACCTTCATAAGGGACAAGTACAGAAGATTTTTCATCTAGACTTAAAGCCGGATAATGTATTGCTGGATGAAAATTTTGTGCCCAAAATAGGAGATTTTGGTTTGTCCAAGCTCTTTGGTACATCATATACTCACCAAATAAGTGCTATGAAAGGAACGGT TGGGttcatgccgcaagaatacatacACAATCGCAAGGTCTCACCAAAGAATGACGTTTTCAGTCTTGGAGTCATAATTTTCCACATGATGGCGGGAGAAAAGGGATACGGTGATTATTGGGATGCGCGTCGTCGTCCAAATttttcaaaactaattcaacaagaTTTTATCGACAGT GTACAAGAATACTGGAAAACAAAGATGCAGGCAACCAAAGGTTATAGATGGGACGAAGCAGACCTCCTAGGGGTAACGAAATGTATTGACATGGCAATGCGTTGTGTGGAGGACGACCGAGACAAGCGACCTTACATGACTGAAATTATCAGCGAGCTCAAGGAACTAGACTCTAAAGTCGGGGAGATGTTAAATAAAGATCCAAAACCAACTATACACCCGTTG AGAAACTGTGTCAATGGTTTGGGAGCGTTGAAACAGAATAAAAGTCCCAACAATTTGGGAAAGGATATTGTGGTGGATCCGTCCCTGGAACTCTGCTTCCCATTTGAGCCAAACAAGGACATACGGTGCTGCCTGCAGCTCATCAACAAGGCGGCATCCagccacattgcttttaatataaACACCGATGTAGAAAAGTATCTTGCACAACCACACAAAGGGATCATTGCACCATATTCCAAATGTTACATCACCCTAACATTGCGAGAAGAAGAGGTGGCATTGCCGAATATGCAGTGCTTTGACATGTTGGTTGTGCAGACCGTAAGAGTGAGCAAGCACTTCACGTCCGATGAAATAACTCAAGACTTCCTTCAAAACATCAGCGCCATGGATGAGGTGATATGGCCGATTCATTATGTTGGATTGGACCAGTAA